In one Xiphophorus couchianus chromosome 17, X_couchianus-1.0, whole genome shotgun sequence genomic region, the following are encoded:
- the LOC114161268 gene encoding small integral membrane protein 30: MVEAPSGAAVVWLLVFSSLIPAAEAYDAGDALALLLCTVLAVVGFCVGLGWYARRRNGPQL; encoded by the coding sequence ATGGTTGAGGCTCCAAGCGGCGCGGCGGTCGTGTGGCTGCTGGTGTTTTCCTCCCTCATCCCCGCGGCGGAGGCGTACGACGCGGGCGACGCTCTGGCCCTGCTGCTGTGCACCGTCCTGGCCGTGGTGGGGTTCTGCGTCGGCCTCGGCTGGTACGCGCGGAGGCGGAATGGGCCGCAGCTCTGA
- the gpr85 gene encoding putative G protein-coupled receptor 85, with product MIPPPSMANYSHAGDHTILQNVSPLATFLKLTSLGFIIGVGVVGNLLISILLVKDKSLHRAPYYFLLDLCASDILRSAICFPFVFTSVKNGSVLTYSILTCKVIAFLGVLSCFHTAFMLFCVSVTRYLAIAHHRFYTKRLTFWTCLAVICMVWTLSVAMAFPPVLDVGTYTFIPEEDQCTFQHRSFRANDSLGFMLLLALILLATQLVYLKLIFFVHDRRKMKPVQFVPAVSQNWTFHGPGASGQAAANWLAGFGRGPTPPTLLGIRQNSNAAGRRRLLVLDEFKTEKRISRMFYIMTFFFLALWGPYLVACYWRVFARGSVVPRGYLTAAVWMSFAQAGVNPFICIFSNRELRRCFSTTLLYCRKSRLPREPYCVI from the coding sequence ATGATCCCTCCTCCATCTATGGCGAACTATAGCCATGCAGGGGACCACACCATCTTGCAGAATGTTTCTCCTCTTGCCACATTCCTCAAATTAACCTCCCTGGGTTTCATCATTGGAGTCGGTGTGGTAGGGAACCTCCTGATCTCCATCCTGCTGGTCAAAGACAAGAGCCTGCACCGAGCACCCTACTATTTCCTGCTGGACCTGTGCGCCTCGGATATCCTACGCTCCGCTATCTGCTTCCCCTTTGTCTTCACCTCTGTAAAGAATGGATCTGTCTTAACCTACAGCATACTGACCTGCAAAGTGATTGCCTTCCTCGGTGTGCTCTCCTGTTTTCATACAGCATTCATGCTCTTCTGCGTCAGCGTCACCCGCTACCTGGCCATCGCGCATCACCGCTTCTACACCAAGAGGCTGACGTTCTGGACGTGCTTGGCCGTCATTTGCATGGTGTGGACGTTGTCGGTGGCCATGGCGTTCCCTCCGGTGCTAGACGTCGGGACGTACACGTTCATCCCGGAGGAGGACCAGTGTACGTTTCAGCACCGCTCCTTCAGGGCGAACGACTCGCTGGGCTTCATGCTCCTGCTGGCGCTCATCCTTCTGGCCACGCAGCTGGTTTACCTCAAGCTCATCTTCTTCGTCCACGACCGCCGAAAGATGAAGCCCGTCCAGTTCGTGCCTGCCGTTAGCCAGAACTGGACCTTCCACGGGCCGGGCGCCAGCGGGCAGGCTGCGGCCAACTGGCTGGCTGGGTTTGGCCGCGGTCCCACCCCGCCTACTTTGCTGGGGATCCGACAGAACAGCAACGCAGCGGGCCGCAGACGTCTTCTAGTGCTCGATGAGTTCAAAACGGAGAAGAGGATTAGTAGGATGTTCTacataatgacatttttcttcttgGCTCTGTGGGGGCCCTACCTGGTTGCCTGCTACTGGCGCGTGTTTGCCAGGGGCTCTGTGGTTCCTAGAGGGTACTTGACAGCAGCCGTGTGGATGAGCTTTGCCCAGGCCGGGGTCAATCCTTTCATCTGCATCTTCTCCAACAGGGAGCTTCGGCGCTGCTTCAGCACCACACTCCTCTACTGTAGAAAATCCAGGTTACCGAGGGAACCCTACTGCGTTATATGA